TTGTGTCTACAGGCAGGAGGGTGGCCACCGGGACATCGTGTGTGTGCCCTAACAGATGTGCTCACACAGTACCTTTCCAAAGCCTGTGCTGTGCTGCCAGCTTACACATGGCACAGGAGCTTATCCGCACAATCACGGTACAGATAAAGTCACCACATCTGTTATAGGCATCTCATGGTTGAAACTACAAAATCCTAGTAGTTCCTTGTGCCACATCCAATACCGGAAGTGTCATTTCCATAAATTCCAAATCAAATAGAGATGCACGGATTCCACTTTTTCTCAGGCCAGGTACAAGTACTTACATTTGGGTTTTTGCAGATCCCGGGAGGGGGCGTGTTAACGCCATGATTACGACCCACggcaactttgtgatactttttttaGTACCGTCGTTTTGTAGGAGAattataatgagcgatgttgtatatgaaatgcgTCACATACTATAGGTGCCCCGGAAGCCTTTCCCTCGGACGCGTGTATTAAGTAAATCGATGCTCAGACGGACACTTCACCACCGTACTGGTATACAATAAGTGTCTGCAAAGTCAACtgcagagctccacacatccacacgaaCCGCTGCCTTTTTTCTTTCAATTGCAGACTAAATTGATGAACAGTGATAAAATGGCATAGATAACCATGTTGATCATGTATGACAAATTACAAAAGGTTAGGCTCTAAAAAATAATGTTGCGTAGAGTGGCTTCGGGGGGTTGTATCAGTTTTTTTCAAGTACATGAGCACagtactggtatcggtatcggtgCATCACAAGTAAAGTGCACTGGAGCAGCAGTGGCATTTTGTTCTTGCTACATGCGTAAGCCTTTATTTATAGTCTAAAGGAGAGGTGGGGAATGCAGGGTGTGTGGTAAGAGCTGCAGTAAGATCTTCCTGGGTATGACTAGGACAAGCCTTTCTTTTAGTTCTGTTGATGTGGAGTTTTTTTGCATTCATGTCAGGGTAATGCCCCTGCCAGTACCAAGGTATTGGGGACCGTACAATGGCTGCTGGTCGCAAGCCTGTAGAACACTGCGTGTGGAGCATTCTGCTCAGTCTATGTAGGCTGTCTGTCCAATTGTATCTGTGTATTCCTCGTTTTTCACACCTCCCTCGAATACTTGTTTCTTTCCCTCCCCTACACGtttccctcttctcccctctcttcctgtctgggTTCTGGGTCGTGCTGTGAAGTTTCGTGTCTCTTTCCCGAAGGCTATTAAAAAGAGCTAGGCCGGGCAGGCCAGCAGGTATAACAACACAAGCCaacggtgtctgtgtgtacgcttagacacaaacacagcgaCTTGGATTTGCTTCAAAGTATCTATTGGCATAATCATCAGTTTAATGTATGAATAATAACAGCAGCACCAGATGAAATCAAAATACAGTTTACAATTATATCAACTCAGTGTTGTTCAAGatggaaaatataaaaaaatacattttttatgaagCTTAGTAAAAACCTGTCAACCCCAATCAGATGACCCCTTACTTTTACTCTTCTACCTCTCCTCCGTCTTACCAGGTGTGTTTCAGTGGTATTTGATGGTTCATCACacgtttttgatttatttttttccatatcGGCCGGCCACACCTTTGCTTCCTTCAGATCCTCCTTCCTGTCTCTTCCTAGCTGCAcaccctccctcatctcctcctcctcctatctcaTCAGTTCCCCCTTTGCCCTCCCTTCTAAACTACACAGTCACAGAGGAAGAggcttttctctctttccctaatTTCTTCCTCTTAGTACCTCTCTAAACGTTCCCAACCTCCGCTCCACAGGCTGTCCCGTTTTTAGACATGCAACTGTTGCCAAGGCAACCGCACAGCACGATTTGGAAACAGcagctctccacacacacacacgcactgaggACACGCATACCACACATCTGAGTTCACTCCACTTTTTTGTCTAGTGTCTACCTTTTTATTTCACTGTGGATGAATATCTCTGCCAAACAAAATGTATGTTGGGGGTTGCACAATATTGCAACCAATTCTGCAACAGGGGCTGAAAGGGTAGGGGCTATTCTGATCCAATAATTTATCTTAAAGGTTAGGGGTAAATATCAGATGCAGCctctttcatgacgacagaaTGTTGCTGCGCTTCCTACCAAGTCGAGGCATTGTTTAGCTGTTTGGTCGCTCAGTGGTCGGGAGTTGTATTCGCACTGACCGTGGCGTGTTCCCATTCAAACCTTCCATTACCCGTCCACGATGAGTAGGGGAGCGTCCTCTCTCTGTTTACTACAGCGGCACACAGATATCATCACAGCCACATCAACCAACCCTCTCGTCTGTTTTGTCCCCAGAAATGAGTCGCCAGACCGCCACCGCGCTGCTGCGACAGGAACCTCCAagtgccccccctcccagcgCGTGCCCACCCTGTcgggcaccaccgcctccaacaGTGACCTGGCCAGCTTGTTTGAGTGCCCCGTCTGCTTCGACTATGTCCTGCCTCCAATCCTGCAGTGCCAGTCGGGACACCTGGTACGTACACACCCCGCACCCCATCCTGGTTGAGAAGGAACCTCACCTGACAGGGTTTACTGCTCCAGATGTTCTTACAGGTTTTTGTATGGAATGACTCCATAGTAGTCTTGACATCAAAAAAAAAGGATATTTTTGTTTGGCTTTcatttagttttttatttttgactttATGGATTTCAATTTTGACTTAGTTTTAATTTGTTGTATGGCAGGTGTATTGGTTTGGTTTACATCTTTTAAAGTGCTTAGTTTTAGTTCAGTTTTTATTCGTTTCAGTTTAGGATTCCGTCATTTATTTGAATATGGGCCATTTTTCTTGATTTAAGTAAACGAAAGTGTTTGGCTCACATCTCGCTTTTCGGGGCTGCGTTCGCCGCGTGACGCTAACAACGGCGCCTCCCACAGGTGTGCTCCAACTGCCGGCCCAAGCTCACCTGCTGCCCCACGTGCCGGGGGCCCCTCGGCTCCATCCGGAACCTGGCCATGGAGAAGGTGGCCAACTCGGTGCTCTTCCCCTGCAAGTACGCGTCGTCGGGCTGCGAGGTCACGCTGCCGCACACGGACAAGGCGGAGCACGAGGAGCTGTGTGAGTTCCGGCCGTACTCCTGCCCCTGCCCGGGGGCCTCCTGCAAGTGGCAGGGCTCGCTGGACGCCGTCATGCCCCACCTGATGCACCAGCACAAATCCATCACCACGCTGCAGGTCAGAGACGCTCGCACCGCCGCTCGCCCACTGTGTGTCGGGGGACGGGTCCTGCCGGAGGGGGTCCTTGTTTTCGTTTCAGAGTGCGGCCGAGGCCTTTTGTCGGAGAGGCGGATTGAGTAAACGACCCAATAGTGTTTcaaatgaacccccccccccccccctgcgagCACGCCACATACACACGGCCCCTTACCCCAAGCCCCGTTGCGTTGGGCCCTAGAGTGCTGAGGACGAGGCCCGCAGGAGGCCCGAGTGAGCCCTAGAGGAGACGGCACTGTTGCCAGGTTGACTCCACAGGCGCCAACTGGGAAAGTGAATAATACTCTTCCCTCCCTCAACAGCTACCGTTGAGGTGCCTCCGAGCAAGGCACTGCTCCAGGGGAGCAACCCAATGGCTGACGGGTAGAAGGTTGTAGTGTGAATGTCTGGAACTGCATGAAAGTTGTGCGAGGGGAGCACTCTTATTAGGATTTCCATGAGGCAGCGTGTTTACGTTCAAGGCTTTAAAAATGAAACCTGTCTGCGACTTTGCATCGTGTTGCGCAACAGGTTGACTCCAATAGCAAACCTAGTTTGGTGTCTCTGTCAATGTGTTGCCTCTCTCGGTACTCTGTCACACAAGTCGCAGTGAACCCCCTCGAGCGCTATGACCGCACCTGAATGCCAACCCGGTGAACATACGAGAACTGAcccctcgctgtctctctctctctccccctccgccccccccccccccccccccctgacctctcctccccccctgaccTCTCCTCCCCACGTCCGTCCCCAGGGGGAAGACATCGTGTTCCTGGCCACGGACATCAACCTGCCCGGCGCCGTGGACTGGGTGATGATGCAGTCGTGTTTCGGCTTCCACTTCATGCTGGTGCTGGAGAAGCAGGAGAAGTACGACGGCCACCAGCAGTTCTTCGCCATCGTGCAGCTCATCGGCACGCGCAAGCAGGCCGAGAACTTCGCCTACCGCCTGGAGCTCAACGGGCACCGGCGCCGGCTCACGTGGGAGGCCACGCCGCGCTCCATCCACGAGGGCATCGCCACGGCCATCATGAACAGCGACTGCCTGGTGTTTGACACGTCGATCGCACAACTGTTTGCGGAGAACGGGAACCTGGGCATCAACGTCACCATATCCATGTGCTGAGGGACCTCCGGCGGCgccatccaacccccccccgaccccccccccccattcccggGAAACGGGGGGGTGAACGGTTGCAgttataacaaaaataaataatttgttaCTTACGTTCTGAGTAAACTCAAAGGGTGACCTCCTACCCTAGTCCCacaccccctcgccccccccccccccccccccctccccaacacccCCTGGAGACAGAAGGACGGGGCCCAAGTGGACTGTCTGATGGGCAGCCACAGGGGGACGCCGGGGGTGGAATGTACGGACGTATGGACGGAGCATCCGTTGAACGGACACGCCTGGTTCAACTGTGTAGTGGCGGATAGACTTGTACCCATCTCCGTTACACACCGCGCACACGTGCAGTATCTTTATAGTTCATTATtgtttctctctcgctgtaGTTCATCCAGTCTTGgttctcgctctcgttctctctctctcgttttctctctcgttctcttgtcTCTCGTTTTgttacaaacacaaaaaaaaagtttgcatTGTGGTATCTCGTTTCAAAGATGATCACCTcctgttattgttttttgtttgtcagCCTCACCTtccagacgccccccccccccccccccaactaagaaacacgcacacacacaccacacgcacacacacgcacgctcccAACATCTCTGAAGCGCTGAACCTTTAACTAAGCGGAACTGTTATTTGTTTCTTTCAGGGCACGGGTTCTGCTCGCTGGTCACTAGCACCCTGAGCATGGCTTTATGTATATTCTACCATGGACACTTGGTCAGTACTATGTGGCTAGTTATTTAGCTAGCTGACCAGCCACCTGGACTAGCCTCGCTCTGCATTTGGAAGTCAACCTCTGTTGGATCTTCTAAACAAATGGTCTATTTGCTTGCAACACTAACAGCCAATGGCTCCGACGGGTGGAGCTGAACGAGTACTGTTAATTTTCCTCCTTCGGGATCCGTTAAGTCCTGACCATGGCTGCCTATTGGTTAATAAAGGAACACGAGCCTTCAGTTGCTGTGGAGCAGTTTGATCGCAGAAGGAGTAGTGTAAACACAACGAGTTGTAGTCTACCTTCTGGTAGAGCCATAGGTGGGGATAGCCAAAGACCCTCAATACTGTACTGGATAAGGCTCTTAAACTAGGATGTGTGGTAAGGAAAGGTTGTTTACCGTGCCTATGTTGTGAA
This genomic stretch from Gadus chalcogrammus isolate NIFS_2021 chromosome 9, NIFS_Gcha_1.0, whole genome shotgun sequence harbors:
- the LOC130389485 gene encoding LOW QUALITY PROTEIN: E3 ubiquitin-protein ligase Siah1-like (The sequence of the model RefSeq protein was modified relative to this genomic sequence to represent the inferred CDS: deleted 2 bases in 1 codon), which produces MKNEVLTFQEEKKALLRNLMDEEMSRQTATALATGTSKCPPSQRVPTLSGTTASNSDLASLFECPVCFDYVLPPILQCQSGHLVCSNCRPKLTCCPTCRGPLGSIRNLAMEKVANSVLFPCKYASSGCEVTLPHTDKAEHEELCEFRPYSCPCPGASCKWQGSLDAVMPHLMHQHKSITTLQGEDIVFLATDINLPGAVDWVMMQSCFGFHFMLVLEKQEKYDGHQQFFAIVQLIGTRKQAENFAYRLELNGHRRRLTWEATPRSIHEGIATAIMNSDCLVFDTSIAQLFAENGNLGINVTISMC